A region of Streptomyces deccanensis DNA encodes the following proteins:
- a CDS encoding ABC transporter ATP-binding protein — MTGTEKTPDNAAAPASAPPPASAPPPTPASAPAFGEGLDARLVVERGPSFRLDVTLTAAPGDVVALLGPNGAGKTTALRALAGLVPLSDDGRLRLDGAELDRRPPESRPVGVVFQDYLLFPHLTALDNVAFGPRCHGASKAEARAQAAEWLERMGLAAHAGSKPRRLSGGQAQRVALARALATRPRLLLLDEPLAALDARTRLDIRAQLRRHLADFEAVAVLVTHDPLDAMVLADRLVVIEDGRIVQEGTPADIARRPRTDYIAHLVGLNLYRGEAEGHSVRLPAGPTLTTADDLTGPVFVAFPPSAVTLHRERPTGSSARNLWHCEVTGMEAHGDQIRAALAGELPLAVDLTTVAAAELGLHPGSEIWATVKASQTHAYPA; from the coding sequence ATGACCGGCACCGAGAAGACCCCCGACAACGCCGCCGCCCCCGCCTCGGCACCTCCCCCGGCCTCCGCGCCTCCCCCCACTCCCGCCTCGGCCCCGGCGTTCGGCGAGGGCCTCGACGCCCGGCTCGTCGTCGAGCGTGGCCCGTCGTTCCGCCTCGATGTGACGCTGACCGCCGCGCCCGGCGACGTGGTGGCGCTGCTCGGCCCCAACGGCGCTGGCAAGACGACGGCGCTGAGGGCGCTCGCCGGACTCGTCCCCCTGTCGGACGATGGCCGTCTGCGGCTGGACGGCGCCGAGCTGGACCGTCGGCCGCCGGAGTCGCGCCCGGTCGGAGTGGTCTTCCAGGACTATCTCCTCTTCCCCCACCTCACCGCCCTCGACAACGTGGCCTTCGGCCCCCGCTGCCACGGCGCGAGCAAGGCGGAGGCCCGGGCGCAGGCCGCGGAGTGGCTGGAGCGGATGGGTCTCGCCGCGCACGCCGGAAGCAAGCCCCGGCGGCTCTCCGGCGGCCAGGCGCAGCGTGTCGCCCTCGCCCGCGCCCTGGCCACCCGTCCCCGTCTGCTCCTCCTCGACGAACCCCTCGCCGCCCTCGACGCCCGCACCCGCCTCGACATCCGTGCCCAACTCCGGCGCCATCTGGCCGACTTCGAGGCCGTCGCCGTACTCGTCACGCACGATCCGCTGGACGCCATGGTCCTGGCCGACCGGCTGGTCGTCATCGAGGACGGCCGGATCGTCCAGGAGGGCACGCCCGCCGACATCGCCCGCCGCCCGCGCACCGACTACATCGCCCACCTGGTCGGCCTCAACCTCTACCGGGGCGAGGCGGAGGGCCACTCGGTCCGTCTCCCGGCCGGCCCCACCCTCACCACCGCCGACGACCTCACCGGACCGGTCTTCGTCGCCTTCCCGCCCAGCGCCGTCACGCTCCACCGGGAGCGGCCCACCGGCTCCAGCGCCCGCAACCTCTGGCACTGCGAGGTCACCGGCATGGAGGCCCACGGCGACCAGATCCGCGCCGCCCTGGCCGGCGAGCTCCCCCTGGCCGTCGACCTGACGACCGTCGCGGCGGCGGAACTCGGCCTCCACCCCGGCAGCGAGATCTGGGCGACGGTCAAGGCGAGCCAGACCCACGCCTACCCCGCCTGA
- the modB gene encoding molybdate ABC transporter permease subunit produces MTSPSDSASSPAREADAPDTLGGGPRRRRVHGGGALRGRRGGVPLPLLLPALIGLVLLVLPLVALLIRAPWRSMPDLLTSPEVWQALRLSLVCATAATAVSLVVGVPLAWLLARVDFPGRGLVRALVTLPLVLPPVVGGVALLMALGRNGVVGQWLDDWFGITLPFTTAGVVLAEAFVAMPFLVISVEGTLRAADPRYEEAAATLGASRFTAFRRVTLPLIAPGVAAGAVLAWARALGEFGATITFAGNFPGRTQTMPLAVYLALQNDPEAAIALSLVLLAVSIAVLAGLRDRWMTAS; encoded by the coding sequence GTGACCTCCCCCTCCGATTCCGCCTCCTCCCCCGCGAGGGAAGCCGACGCCCCGGACACCCTCGGCGGGGGCCCGCGGCGCCGGCGCGTCCACGGCGGTGGGGCCCTGCGCGGGCGTCGCGGGGGTGTCCCGCTCCCTCTGCTGCTGCCCGCGCTGATCGGCCTCGTCCTGCTCGTCCTCCCCCTCGTCGCCCTGCTGATCAGGGCGCCCTGGCGCAGCATGCCCGACCTGCTCACCAGCCCCGAGGTGTGGCAGGCGCTGCGGCTGTCCCTCGTGTGCGCCACGGCGGCCACGGCGGTGAGTCTGGTCGTCGGGGTGCCGTTGGCCTGGCTGCTGGCCCGGGTCGACTTCCCCGGACGCGGTCTCGTACGGGCCCTCGTCACCCTCCCCCTCGTCCTGCCCCCGGTGGTAGGCGGTGTGGCGCTGCTGATGGCGCTCGGCCGCAACGGGGTCGTCGGGCAGTGGCTGGACGACTGGTTCGGGATCACCCTGCCGTTCACCACGGCCGGGGTCGTGCTCGCCGAGGCGTTCGTGGCGATGCCGTTCCTGGTCATCAGCGTGGAGGGCACGCTACGGGCCGCCGACCCCCGCTACGAGGAGGCCGCGGCCACGCTGGGGGCCTCCCGGTTCACCGCGTTCCGCCGGGTCACGCTGCCGCTGATCGCGCCCGGGGTCGCGGCGGGCGCGGTGCTGGCGTGGGCCCGTGCGCTCGGCGAGTTCGGCGCGACCATCACGTTCGCCGGCAACTTCCCCGGCCGTACCCAGACCATGCCCCTCGCCGTCTACCTCGCCCTCCAGAACGATCCGGAGGCGGCGATCGCCCTCAGCCTGGTCCTGCTGGCCGTGTCGATCGCGGTGCTGGCGGGACTGCGCGACCGATGGATGACCGCCTCATGA
- the modA gene encoding molybdate ABC transporter substrate-binding protein translates to MTRSVRRSRRTRRSTRALRAAGAGAAALLVLSACGSSDSGSSAQSGPAGAGELSGEVIVFAAASLKESFTTLGERFEKEHPGTKVTFSFGGSDALAAGITGGAPADVFASASPRTMAVVTEAGDASGTPQTFVRNQLEIATLPGNPDGISSLEDLTDPGLKVVLCDEAVPCGAAAKKALDASELKLTPVSYEEDVKSALNKVVLKEADAAVVYRTDVKAAGEKVEGVEFPESADAINDYPITLLKESKNSGTAKAFIALVRSAEGQKVLTEAGFLKP, encoded by the coding sequence ATGACCCGTTCCGTACGCCGGAGCCGTCGCACTCGTCGGAGCACGCGGGCCCTGCGGGCAGCCGGGGCCGGTGCCGCCGCCCTGCTGGTCCTGAGCGCCTGCGGTTCCTCCGACTCCGGCTCCTCCGCGCAGTCGGGGCCCGCCGGCGCGGGAGAGCTCTCCGGAGAGGTCATCGTCTTCGCGGCGGCCTCACTCAAGGAGAGCTTCACGACGCTGGGCGAGCGGTTCGAGAAGGAGCACCCCGGGACGAAGGTGACGTTCAGCTTCGGCGGCAGCGACGCGCTCGCCGCCGGCATCACCGGTGGCGCCCCGGCGGACGTCTTCGCCTCCGCCAGCCCCAGGACCATGGCCGTCGTCACCGAGGCCGGTGACGCCTCCGGCACCCCTCAGACCTTCGTACGCAACCAGCTGGAGATCGCCACCCTCCCCGGCAACCCGGACGGGATCTCCTCCCTCGAGGACCTGACCGACCCCGGCCTGAAGGTCGTGCTCTGCGACGAGGCCGTGCCGTGCGGCGCGGCCGCAAAGAAGGCGCTCGACGCGAGCGAGCTGAAGCTGACGCCGGTGTCGTACGAGGAGGACGTGAAGTCCGCGCTCAACAAGGTGGTGCTGAAGGAGGCCGACGCGGCGGTCGTCTACCGGACCGATGTGAAGGCGGCCGGTGAGAAGGTGGAGGGCGTGGAGTTCCCCGAGTCCGCCGACGCCATCAACGACTACCCGATCACCCTGCTCAAGGAGTCGAAGAACTCCGGCACCGCCAAGGCGTTCATCGCACTGGTGCGGTCCGCCGAGGGCCAGAAGGTGCTGACCGAGGCCGGGTTCCTCAAGCCGTGA
- a CDS encoding helix-turn-helix transcriptional regulator produces the protein MDETLGTALRRWRDRLSPTDVGRTSRPGRRAVGLRREELAELAGLSVDYVVRLEQGRATSPSAQVVASLARALQLQPVERDHAYRLAGLLPPQEGTISTHVPAGVQRMLARLGEFPVGVFSADWTLLSWTPAWAVLLGDPSARSHDQRNLVRAVFAAGPSGLAAWPVLQDGDALDAALVADLRTALVAYPRDRGLLGLVEELRSTSAEFTRLWDEGTVGPHVSSRKTVVHPQVGEVVCDCDVLTVPGCDVRLVVYTVAAGSPDAEKLEFLRVTNGLRTDGPLPPGSGLFSTP, from the coding sequence GTGGACGAGACCCTTGGCACGGCGTTGCGCCGCTGGCGCGACCGGCTTTCCCCGACCGACGTCGGGCGGACCTCGCGGCCCGGACGGCGTGCGGTGGGGTTGCGACGCGAGGAACTGGCCGAGCTCGCGGGGCTGTCGGTCGACTATGTGGTGCGGCTGGAGCAGGGGCGTGCCACGAGCCCTTCGGCGCAGGTCGTCGCGAGCCTGGCCAGAGCGCTGCAACTGCAGCCCGTGGAGCGCGATCACGCGTATCGGCTGGCCGGCCTTCTCCCGCCGCAGGAGGGGACGATCTCCACGCATGTCCCGGCGGGGGTCCAACGGATGCTGGCTCGCCTCGGGGAGTTCCCGGTGGGGGTGTTCAGCGCCGACTGGACCCTGTTGTCCTGGACCCCGGCATGGGCCGTGCTCCTCGGCGACCCCAGCGCACGCTCCCACGACCAGCGGAACCTGGTGCGGGCGGTCTTCGCCGCCGGGCCCTCGGGGCTCGCGGCCTGGCCCGTGCTCCAGGACGGCGACGCTCTCGACGCCGCCCTCGTCGCCGATCTGCGCACGGCCCTCGTCGCCTACCCCCGGGACCGTGGTCTGCTCGGCCTCGTCGAGGAACTGCGCTCCACCAGCGCGGAGTTCACCCGGCTGTGGGACGAGGGCACGGTCGGACCGCATGTCTCGTCCCGCAAGACGGTCGTGCACCCCCAGGTGGGTGAGGTGGTCTGCGACTGCGACGTCCTCACCGTCCCGGGCTGCGATGTCCGCCTCGTCGTCTACACGGTGGCGGCGGGTTCCCCCGACGCGGAGAAGCTGGAGTTCCTACGCGTCACGAACGGCCTCCGCACCGACGGCCCCCTGCCACCGGGGTCCGGCCTGTTCTCCACACCGTGA
- a CDS encoding SDR family NAD(P)-dependent oxidoreductase, which translates to MTTTFITGANKSLGYETARRLIEVGHTVLVGARDPERGRAAADALGARFVRIDVTDDASVAAAAADIAAHEGAVDVLINNAGVFGPHAPADQVTADDASAVFDVNVVGIVRVTHAFLPLLRKSASPVIVNVSSGMGSFAATHDTGRVEGRAVAPLYTASKAAVTMLTTQYAKAWPDVKVNAADPGYTATDFNGHSGPQTVTEGTDAIVELATIGTNGPTGTLRDRHGDLAW; encoded by the coding sequence ATGACGACAACCTTCATCACCGGAGCCAACAAGTCCCTCGGGTACGAGACCGCTCGCCGCCTGATCGAGGTCGGCCACACCGTCCTCGTCGGTGCCCGTGATCCGGAGCGCGGTCGGGCGGCCGCCGACGCACTCGGCGCCCGCTTCGTCCGGATCGACGTGACCGACGACGCGTCGGTGGCCGCGGCCGCCGCCGACATCGCCGCCCACGAGGGCGCCGTCGACGTCCTGATCAACAACGCGGGCGTCTTCGGGCCGCACGCCCCCGCCGACCAGGTGACGGCCGACGACGCGAGCGCGGTCTTCGACGTCAATGTCGTGGGGATCGTCCGGGTGACACACGCGTTCCTGCCACTGCTGCGCAAGTCCGCGAGCCCGGTGATCGTCAATGTGTCGAGCGGCATGGGCTCGTTCGCGGCCACCCACGACACCGGGCGCGTCGAGGGCCGGGCCGTCGCTCCGCTCTACACGGCGTCGAAGGCCGCCGTGACCATGCTGACCACGCAGTACGCGAAGGCCTGGCCGGACGTGAAGGTCAACGCGGCCGACCCGGGCTACACCGCGACCGACTTCAACGGGCACAGCGGCCCGCAGACGGTGACCGAGGGCACCGACGCGATCGTCGAACTCGCCACCATCGGAACGAACGGCCCGACCGGCACCCTCCGGGACCGCCACGGCGACCTGGCCTGGTGA
- a CDS encoding acyl-CoA synthetase has product MRLTDYLDKGASLGPDAPCLTTRGHTLTYGEVQELSWRVARALDRSGVRPRDKVAVLSANDPTAFSCVFGISRAGAVWCPVNPRNEAAENRESLDLFDCVCLIFQKAYAPLVAKILPDLPKLTTLVCLDGSPPFATSLDAWLDDLPTDPWEAAPADDTVMLVGTGGTTGRPKGVMLTDRNIETMSALTLMSYPFGTRPVYLALAPLTHAAGVLCFPVMTLGGEIVIMPTPDLTEFLALVERHRVTHTFLPPTLIYMLLGHADLPATDLTSLRCLWYGAAPMSAARLEEAIERIGPVMAQLFGQSEAPMMISTMAPEDHFHPDGSLAVERFTSAGRPSPLVTVAIMDGEGRLLPPGERGEIVVRGSLVMAGYYKNPSATEQASRHGWHHTGDIGHLDADGYLFIVDRAKDMIISGGFNVYSAEVEQAVMEHPAVQDCAVVGLPDDTWGERVTAVVQLHAGASAASVTGTGLRDFVKARIGSVKAPKQVEVWPDLPRSKVGKVLKNEVRSQLLGNAHD; this is encoded by the coding sequence GTGCGTCTGACCGACTATCTCGACAAGGGCGCGTCCCTGGGGCCCGACGCCCCCTGTCTCACCACGCGGGGACACACCCTCACCTACGGCGAGGTCCAGGAACTCTCCTGGCGGGTGGCCCGCGCCCTGGACCGGTCGGGCGTACGGCCCCGGGACAAGGTGGCGGTGCTCTCCGCCAACGATCCGACCGCCTTCTCCTGCGTGTTCGGCATCTCCCGGGCCGGCGCGGTCTGGTGCCCCGTCAACCCGCGCAACGAGGCCGCCGAGAACCGCGAGTCGCTGGACCTCTTCGACTGCGTCTGCCTGATCTTCCAGAAGGCGTACGCCCCCCTGGTCGCCAAGATCCTTCCCGACCTGCCGAAGCTGACCACACTGGTCTGCCTCGACGGATCCCCGCCCTTCGCGACCTCCCTGGACGCATGGCTGGACGACCTGCCGACCGACCCGTGGGAAGCGGCACCGGCCGACGACACCGTCATGCTCGTCGGCACGGGCGGCACCACGGGCCGGCCCAAGGGCGTGATGCTGACCGACCGGAACATCGAGACCATGTCGGCGCTGACGCTGATGAGTTACCCGTTCGGCACCCGCCCGGTCTACCTGGCGCTCGCCCCGCTGACGCACGCCGCCGGGGTGCTGTGCTTCCCCGTCATGACGCTGGGCGGCGAGATCGTCATCATGCCGACGCCGGACCTCACCGAGTTCCTCGCGCTGGTCGAACGGCATCGGGTCACGCACACCTTCCTGCCACCGACGCTCATCTACATGCTCCTCGGCCACGCGGACCTGCCCGCCACGGACCTCACCTCGCTGCGCTGCCTCTGGTACGGCGCCGCCCCCATGTCGGCGGCCCGGCTGGAGGAGGCCATCGAACGGATCGGCCCGGTCATGGCCCAGCTCTTCGGCCAGTCCGAGGCCCCCATGATGATCTCGACGATGGCCCCGGAGGACCACTTCCACCCCGACGGCTCGCTCGCCGTGGAGCGCTTCACCTCCGCCGGACGGCCCTCACCGCTGGTCACCGTCGCCATCATGGACGGCGAGGGGCGGCTGCTGCCGCCCGGCGAACGCGGCGAGATAGTGGTCCGCGGCTCGCTGGTGATGGCGGGCTACTACAAGAACCCCTCGGCCACCGAGCAGGCGTCCCGGCACGGATGGCACCACACCGGGGACATCGGCCATCTCGACGCCGACGGCTACCTGTTCATCGTCGACCGCGCCAAGGACATGATCATCAGCGGCGGATTCAACGTGTACTCCGCCGAAGTCGAACAGGCGGTCATGGAGCACCCCGCCGTCCAGGACTGCGCGGTCGTCGGGCTCCCCGACGACACGTGGGGCGAACGCGTGACCGCCGTCGTCCAGCTCCACGCCGGAGCGAGCGCGGCGAGCGTCACGGGCACCGGCCTGCGCGACTTCGTCAAGGCCCGGATCGGGAGCGTCAAGGCCCCCAAACAGGTCGAGGTATGGCCCGACCTCCCCCGCTCCAAGGTGGGCAAGGTCCTCAAGAACGAGGTCCGGTCCCAACTGCTCGGGAACGCGCATGACTGA
- a CDS encoding DUF5938 domain-containing protein: protein MSTSKPVVVYGASGYTGRLVCEYLREYNIPFIAAGRDKARIREVLDKVPGIDTVDHEVVEVEHAVGPLTELFRGAKVVSNMVGPFIKYGPEVVEAALAAGCHYLDTTGEQDWALDAEARWGDAYAAKGLLLSPGIAQMYTTGEIAANICLETPGLDTLDVLVLWKGFPTYASTQTIFTILKADWHYLEENQYRRWDPLTAADVAVPGQHETALALPWGGTLHPVWFKNDPRVATCKALGGVMDRGVMQGVVETVKMVESQIKTLPAEQQDAALAEVAASVQAGMPPRENPRVNTSVDSVHASGPLGRAHCVIHGHSNYKQTGLLQAYAARSLLQQPPRRVGLASACQAFGHRELLGQLKAFGLVLDPVLTVHG, encoded by the coding sequence ATGAGCACCAGCAAGCCCGTCGTCGTCTACGGGGCCTCCGGCTACACCGGTCGCCTGGTCTGCGAGTACCTCCGCGAGTACAACATCCCCTTCATCGCCGCCGGACGCGACAAGGCCCGTATCCGCGAAGTCCTCGACAAGGTCCCCGGGATCGACACCGTGGACCACGAGGTCGTCGAGGTCGAGCACGCGGTCGGACCGCTGACCGAGCTCTTCCGTGGCGCCAAGGTGGTGAGCAACATGGTCGGGCCGTTCATCAAGTACGGGCCGGAGGTCGTGGAGGCCGCCCTCGCGGCCGGCTGCCACTACCTCGACACCACGGGCGAGCAGGACTGGGCCCTCGACGCCGAGGCGCGGTGGGGCGACGCGTACGCCGCGAAGGGCCTGCTGCTGTCCCCCGGCATCGCGCAGATGTACACCACCGGCGAGATCGCGGCCAACATCTGCCTGGAGACCCCCGGCCTGGACACCCTCGACGTCCTGGTCCTGTGGAAGGGCTTCCCCACCTACGCGTCGACGCAGACGATCTTCACCATCCTCAAGGCCGACTGGCACTACCTGGAGGAGAACCAGTACCGCAGGTGGGACCCGCTGACCGCCGCCGACGTCGCCGTTCCCGGACAGCACGAGACGGCACTCGCCCTGCCGTGGGGCGGCACGCTCCACCCCGTGTGGTTCAAGAACGATCCCAGGGTGGCCACCTGCAAGGCCCTCGGCGGCGTCATGGACCGGGGCGTCATGCAGGGCGTGGTGGAGACGGTCAAGATGGTCGAGTCGCAGATCAAGACCCTCCCCGCCGAGCAGCAGGACGCCGCACTGGCGGAGGTGGCCGCCTCGGTGCAGGCCGGCATGCCGCCCCGGGAGAACCCGCGCGTCAACACCTCCGTCGACTCCGTCCACGCCTCGGGCCCGCTGGGACGCGCCCACTGCGTGATCCACGGCCACAGCAACTACAAGCAGACCGGACTGCTCCAGGCGTACGCCGCCCGCAGCCTGCTCCAGCAGCCGCCCCGGCGCGTCGGTCTGGCCTCGGCGTGCCAGGCGTTCGGCCACCGCGAACTGCTCGGCCAGCTCAAGGCCTTCGGACTCGTCCTCGACCCGGTCCTCACCGTCCACGGCTGA
- a CDS encoding SDR family NAD(P)-dependent oxidoreductase produces MSVYDLTGRKALVTGGARGLGAGMAEALARAGAAVVIGDIQEEAGKATADALRESGARAGFVSLDVTEDASWESAVAQTVAELGGLDIVVNNAGVEISGLVVDLDPSDVRRMLDVNVLGTALGIKHAFRAMRPGGPAGAGGAVVNIASVAATIAFPGIAGYSATKSAVDRLTRVAALESGKLGYGVRVNCVYPGLVPTEMGARLAADMETLGLFPSAEAAVGSVIGLTPLGRLGEVTDMADAVVFLASDGARFITGAGLPVDGGMGM; encoded by the coding sequence ATGAGCGTGTACGACCTGACCGGGCGCAAGGCGCTGGTGACGGGCGGGGCCCGAGGACTGGGCGCGGGGATGGCCGAGGCGCTGGCCCGCGCCGGTGCCGCCGTCGTCATCGGGGACATCCAGGAGGAGGCGGGCAAGGCGACCGCCGACGCGCTGAGGGAGTCCGGCGCCCGTGCCGGGTTCGTTTCCCTCGACGTCACCGAGGACGCGAGCTGGGAGTCAGCGGTCGCGCAGACGGTCGCCGAACTCGGTGGCCTGGACATCGTCGTCAACAACGCCGGGGTCGAGATCTCCGGTCTGGTCGTCGACCTCGACCCGTCCGACGTCCGCCGGATGCTCGACGTGAACGTCCTGGGCACGGCACTCGGCATCAAGCACGCGTTCCGCGCGATGCGCCCGGGCGGTCCGGCAGGCGCCGGCGGCGCGGTCGTCAACATCGCGTCGGTCGCGGCGACCATCGCCTTCCCCGGCATCGCGGGCTACTCCGCCACGAAGTCGGCGGTGGACCGGCTGACCCGGGTGGCCGCGCTGGAGTCGGGCAAGCTCGGCTACGGCGTGCGCGTGAACTGCGTGTACCCCGGGCTGGTCCCGACCGAGATGGGCGCCCGGCTGGCGGCGGACATGGAGACGCTGGGGCTCTTCCCCAGCGCGGAGGCGGCGGTCGGCAGCGTCATCGGGCTGACCCCGCTCGGCCGGCTCGGCGAGGTCACCGACATGGCCGACGCCGTGGTCTTCCTCGCCTCCGACGGCGCCCGTTTCATCACCGGGGCCGGTCTGCCGGTCGACGGCGGCATGGGCATGTGA
- a CDS encoding TetR/AcrR family transcriptional regulator: protein MTQTARKDVKDRDVKDGRDGKNADRISRRQVDKFAERRAQLAASALRTLSELGYARTSLREIAQNSEFSHGVLHYYFRDKVELITYCVRQYKAECVTRYDGIVATADSAPALKEGFAEAMAGTLRDDAAMHRLWYDLRNQSLFEESFRDDVLDIDQSLERMIWRIVSQYADLAGSPVAVSSPVAYALFDGLFQQALLRHLSGGESAAADLTASVAQLLDQLVTPV from the coding sequence GTGACGCAGACCGCGCGCAAGGACGTCAAGGACAGGGACGTCAAGGACGGCAGGGACGGGAAGAACGCGGACCGGATCTCCCGGCGGCAGGTCGACAAGTTCGCCGAGCGCCGGGCCCAGCTGGCCGCGTCCGCGCTGCGGACCCTGTCCGAGCTGGGCTACGCCCGTACGAGCCTGCGTGAGATCGCGCAGAACTCCGAGTTCTCCCACGGCGTGCTGCACTACTACTTCCGCGACAAGGTCGAGCTGATCACCTACTGCGTGCGGCAGTACAAGGCGGAGTGCGTCACCCGCTACGACGGCATCGTCGCCACCGCCGACTCGGCCCCGGCGCTCAAGGAGGGCTTCGCCGAGGCGATGGCCGGGACCCTGCGTGACGACGCGGCGATGCACCGGCTCTGGTACGACCTGCGCAACCAGAGCCTGTTCGAGGAGTCGTTCCGTGACGACGTCCTCGACATCGACCAGAGCCTGGAACGCATGATCTGGCGCATCGTCAGCCAGTACGCGGACCTGGCCGGTTCACCCGTGGCCGTGTCATCTCCGGTCGCGTACGCGCTTTTCGACGGACTGTTCCAGCAGGCACTGCTGAGGCATCTGAGCGGCGGCGAGAGTGCCGCCGCCGACCTGACGGCAAGCGTGGCACAGCTTCTGGACCAGCTGGTCACCCCTGTCTGA